A single Seriola aureovittata isolate HTS-2021-v1 ecotype China chromosome 19, ASM2101889v1, whole genome shotgun sequence DNA region contains:
- the aldh8a1 gene encoding 2-aminomuconic semialdehyde dehydrogenase, whose protein sequence is MAKASGQRSHLVLENYIGGKFVPCRNHIDSSEPSTGEVYCKVPDSGKEEVDAAVAAAKEAFPDWSARSPQQRAQILNKLADLIEAHLEEFAQAESRDQGKTVTFARTVDIPRSAYNFRFFASSVLHHTTDCSQMDHMGCLNYTIRSPVGVAGLISPWNLPLYLLTWKIAPAIATGNTVVAKPSEMTSVTAWMMCKLMQQAGVPPGVVNIVFGTGPRAGDALVGHPDIPLVSFTGSTATAQRITERSAPYCKKLSLELGGKNPAIIFADADLDQCIETTVRSSFSNQGEICLCTSRIYVERSIYSEFLERFVAATRKWKTGVPSDPSNNNGALISKEHLEKVRSFVALAKSDGGLVHCGEGVEQLDLPEQNSSGYFMPATVISGISDSSRVMQEEIFGPVTCVSPFDTEDEAVAKGNGVRYGLAATVWSRDVGKIHRVAKRLQAGLVWTNCWLVRDLNLPFGGMKNSGVGREGGKDSYHFFTEVKSITIKH, encoded by the exons ATGGCGAAAGCCTCGGGGCAGCGCTCGCACCTGGTTCTGGAGAACTACATCGGAGGGAAATTCGTCCCCTGCCGGAACCACATCGACTCATCCGAACCGTCCACCGGAGAGGTCTACTGCAAAGTACCTGACAGCGGCAAAGAGGAG GTGGATGCAGCGGTGGCAGCAGCTAAAGAGGCCTTCCCCGACTGGTCCGCCCGCAGCCCACAGCAGCGAGCGCAGATCCTCAACAAGCTGGCCGACCTGATCGAAGCCCACCTGGAGGAGTTTGCCCAAGCTGAGTCCAGAGACCAAG GTAAAACAGTAACATTTGCACGGACTGTGGATATTCCCCGATCGGCGTACAACTTCCGCTTCTTTGCGTCATCGGTGCTCCACCACACCACCGACTGCAGCCAGATGGACCACATGGGCTGTCTCAACTACACCATCCGCAGTCCTGTGGGAGTGG CCGGTCTGATCAGCCCCTGGAATCTCCCCCTGTACCTGCTGACATGGAAGATAGCGCCAGCAATCGCTACGGGAAACACGGTGGTGGCCAAACCCAGCGAGATGACCTCCGTGACAGCCTGGATGATGTGCAAGTTGATGCAGCAGGCTG GCGTTCCTCCGGGAGTAGTCAACATCGTGTTTGGCACTGGTCCGAGAGCAGGCGACGCCCTCGTTGGCCATCCTGACATCCCATTGGTCTCCTTCACTGGCTCCACAGCAACTGCCCAGCGCATCACAGAACGGAGCGCCCCCTACTGTAAGAAGCTCTCACTGGAACTGGGAGGTAAAAACCCTGCCATTATTTTTGCTGATGCAGACCTGGACCAGTGCATCGAGACCACGGTCCGCTCCAGCTTCTCCAATCAG GGAGAAATCTGTTTGTGCACCAGTAGGATTTATGTAGAGAGGAGTATCTACTCTGAGTTCCTGGAAAGGTTTGTGGCTGCAACTAGGAAGTGGAAGACCGGTGTGCCTTCTGACCCCAGCAACAACAACGGGGCTCTCATCAGCAAAGAGCACCTGGAAAAG GTTCGAAGCTTCGTAGCACTCGCCAAATCTGACGGTGGCCTCGTCCACTGTGGTGAGGGGGTTGAGCAGCTGGACCTGCCTGAGCAAAACAGCTCCGGCTACTTCATGCCGGCCACAGTCATCTCGGGCATATCTGACAGCTCTCGTGTCATGCAGGAGGAGATCTTTGGCCCCGTCACCTGCGTCAGCCCCTTCGACACAGAGGATGAAGCCGTTGCCAAAGGTAACGGCGTGCGTTACGGTCTTGCGGCCACCGTGTGGTCCAGAGACGTGGGGAAGATTCACCGGGTGGCCAAGCGGTTACAGGCGGGTTTAGTTTGGACCAACTGCTGGCTGGTGAGAGATCTGAACCTGCCCTTTGGAGGGATGAAGAACTCTGGTGTGGGAAGGGAAGGGGGGAAGGATTCCTACCACTTCTTCACAGAGGTGAAGAGTATCACGATCAAACACTAA